GGTAAAGTAGAATAGTAATAAGCTTGGCTGCTTGAATCTTTCACTTGCAACTATCAAGTGGTGCACCACATAAACACTTATTGTGAAAATATGCATAAGAATCAAACGTCTGAAGTTTCCCTCCGGTGGGGATGCGTCCACACAGTCTGTTGTAGCTAACATTGAAAATTTGGAAAGGAGTTTCAGCCCACTGAACCGGGATACTCCCTGTGATCCCATTGTGATTCAAGTCTAAGATACCAAATGTATTAGGGATCTCAACTCTTGAGAGATCGAACTGGAACATGTTTCTTGATAAATCAATGGAAAATGTGGTTTTATTGGCTCCAAACAACATCGAAGCATCGCCTATGAACTTGTTCCGTGAGAAAtcgatccggttaaaattcagGTTTCCTAGTGATTTAGGTATCGAACCGGATAGCTGGTTATGTGATAGGAAAAGGTCAGGGACTTTTCCTGGGAATGATCCAAATGACTCTGGTATTGTACCTAAGTGCAAATTAAAAAGGTTAGAAAAATAACAGTGTAATTAAAAATCAGCTTTTTTTAATAATCACTTTTTAATAGAGATAAAAGAGTTATTCACCTGTAAGCCTATTCCTACTAAGATCAACGTAGGAAAGTTTAGGTAACAAGGAGAGAGAGCTAGGTATGGAACCAGAAAAATAATTGAAGGAAAGGTTTAAGTAGTCAAGATCCATGAGCTGACTCAAAAACTCAGGAACCGGGCCGGTGAGGTTCGTCCAGCTAAGCCTGAGAAAACGGAGATACTTGAGCTTGGTGATGGTGTGTGGGATCTGACCGGTGAGGTTAGTGATTTTGCGGAAGACAAGCTTCTGAAGATACGGTAAGTCACCGACTTCAGGAGGGATCTGACCGGAGATCTGAGCGGAGAATATGGTTAGGGAGATGACGCGGCGGTTAACGGTGGCGTCGTCGCACTCGAGGCTGTTCCAGGCGCAGCAGTCGCTTTTAGGGTCCCATGAGGCGAGGTGGTAAGGGTTGTTTAGGGACTTCTTGATCTTGAGGAGGGTCTTTTTGTCGTTTTGGTTACATTGATCTTTTGATGACGCGTTCGTGAGGTGTGTGATGAAAAACAAGAGCGAGAAAAGCAGTGTCGTATGTGTTTTATTATCCATGTTGTATGGTTTTGGTTTTGAGTTTTTGTTCTTGAAAGTGTGACAGTGATATATACATAACACACTAGAGATTAGAGATTTAATTTGATAGCTAGCAACCTTAATAGTCAATACGTATGCTCAAGATGTCGGTGTTGAATTTGGTTGGCTAGTGCAAAACTAGTGGCTGTCCACATGTGCCACTTGAGTACTACTACTCTCTCCATCACggcttctttttttgaaaaagggctttCCGGGCTATTTATTTTATGGGAAATTGGGTGagataacataaaaaaaaaccataattcactatttaactaaaatttcattatctctcatcttttctctttctatctctctctactttttCTCTACAAgactaatttttctttttttcttagctatttcacaaataaatctttattttattttatttttctaaaaaattattcgTATacttatatagttatataaattaTGGTTTACAATACCACATGAAAGACTTTAAAGCTTCAGCATATCAGATTtacttttgataaaatttgaaacaataACCACGAATagtatatattgttttatttatttaaaaactggAGGTTGGATTCGAAAATTTAGAtgcaccaaaaaaaatatttatttagaaaCAAGTTTGGTTGATTAACAAAAAGTTTTGAAGATTATACAACAAATTTATCAAAGCAAGTTtggttgattatttttattaatcaatccAAATAAAGATACAGTTGTCTATAGACTTATTGGATTATTTGTAGAAGTATAATAATAATTGCTTGGCTGCTTGAATCTTTTACTTGCAACTATCAAGAGGTGCACCACACAAACACTTGTTGTGAAAATAGGAATAAGAATCGAATTCCTGAAGTGTCCCTCCTGTGGGGATGTGTCCACACAATCTGTTATAGCTAACATTGAAGAACTGAAGAGGAGCTTCGGTCCACTGAACCGGGATATTCCCTGTGATTCCGTTGTGGTTCAAGTCCAAGATACCAAGTGTCTTAGGGATCACAACTCTAGAGAGATCGAACTGTAACATGTTTCTTGATAAATCAATGTACCACGTCGTTTTGTTGGCTCCAAACAACATCGAAGCATCGCCTCCGAGCTTGTTCCGAGAGAAATCTATCCGGTTAAAATCAAGATTGCCTAGTgtttttggtatataaccgGAGAGCTGGTTGTGTGATAGGTAAAGATCAGGTACTTTTGCTGGAAACGACCCAAATGACTCTGGTATAGAACCTGCTTGCATGAAAAGTTTCATAATCAGGTTTAGAAAGAAAGGTAAATAAATgccctttttacaaaaaaaaaaatagaaaggtaaataggtaaaaagagaaaaagagagtttATTTACCTGTAAGCTTGTTCCTGCTGAGATCAAGGGACAAAAGATTAGGTAACAAAGATAGAGAACTCGGTACTGAACCAGAGAGATCGTTGAAGGAAAGGTCTATGAACTGGAGATTCTTGAGCTCACTGAGAAAACCAG
This genomic stretch from Brassica napus cultivar Da-Ae chromosome C9, Da-Ae, whole genome shotgun sequence harbors:
- the LOC106419064 gene encoding polygalacturonase inhibitor 1-like precursor (The RefSeq protein has 8 substitutions compared to this genomic sequence) encodes the protein MDTTTTLLLFFSMFTFLTTSFSKNLCNQDDKTTLLKIKKALNNPYHLASWDPQTDCCSWYCLECGDATVNHRVTALTIFSGQISGQIPPEVGDLSYLQTLVFRKLTNLTGQIPRTITKLKYLRSLRLSWTNLTGPVPGFLSELKNLQFIDLSFNDLSGSVPSSLSLLPNLVSLDLSRNKLTGSIPESFGSFPAKVPDLYLSHNQLSGYIPKTLGNLDFSKIDFSRNKLGGDASMLFRANKTTWYIDLSRNMLQFDLSRVVIPKTLGILDLNHNGITGNIPVQWTEAPLQFFNVSYNRLCGHIPTGGTLQEFDTYSYFHNKCLCGAPLDSSQ
- the LOC125592326 gene encoding polygalacturonase inhibitor 1-like, which encodes MDNKTHTTLLFSLLFFITHLTNASSKDQCNQNDKKTLLKIKKSLNNPYHLASWDPKSDCCAWNSLECDDATVNRRVISLTIFSAQISGQIPPEVGDLPYLQKLVFRKITNLTGQIPHTITKLKYLRFLRLSWTNLTGPVPEFLSQLMDLDYLNLSFNYFSGSIPSSLSLLPKLSYVDLSRNRLTGTIPESFGSFPGKVPDLFLSHNQLSGSIPKSLGNLNFNRIDFSRNKFIGDASMLFGANKTTFSIDLSRNMFQFDLSRVEIPNTFGILDLNHNGITGSIPVQWAETPFQIFNVSYNRLCGRIPTGGKLQTFDSYAYFHNKCLCGAPLDSCK